From a region of the Spelaeicoccus albus genome:
- the thrC gene encoding threonine synthase, translating to MAYQWRGVITEYSDHLPVTGSTPVVTLGEGGTPLVSARRLSERLDADVWIKVEGMNPTGSFKDRGMTMAISKAVEAGAKAVICASTGNTSASAAAYATAAGITCAVLVPDGNIAMGKLSQAVAHGAHLLAVDGNFDDCLMVARKLSESYPVNLVNSVNPHRIEGQKTAAFEVVDVLGDAPDIHALPVGNAGNITAYWKGYREYAGIGTASRTPAMWGFQAAGSAPIVAGHPITEPDTVATAIRIGNPASWQQALAARDDSGGRIEAVTDRQILDAHRLLSSGDGVFVEPASAAGVAGLIAAHERGEVPSGARIVVTVTGHGLKDPDWALRDPSGERITPTSVQADPIGIARELGLED from the coding sequence GGCGCGCCGGCTGTCCGAACGGTTGGACGCCGACGTGTGGATCAAGGTCGAGGGAATGAACCCGACCGGGTCGTTCAAAGACCGCGGTATGACGATGGCGATCTCGAAGGCCGTCGAAGCCGGCGCGAAGGCCGTGATTTGCGCGTCCACGGGGAACACATCGGCCTCGGCCGCCGCGTACGCCACGGCTGCCGGCATCACGTGCGCCGTGTTGGTTCCCGACGGGAATATCGCCATGGGCAAGCTCAGCCAAGCCGTCGCTCACGGCGCTCACCTGCTGGCGGTCGACGGCAACTTCGACGACTGCCTCATGGTGGCCCGCAAACTGTCCGAGTCGTACCCGGTGAACCTCGTCAACTCGGTCAATCCGCACCGGATCGAAGGTCAGAAGACCGCTGCGTTCGAAGTTGTCGACGTGCTCGGCGACGCGCCCGATATTCATGCGCTGCCGGTCGGCAACGCCGGCAACATCACCGCGTACTGGAAAGGCTACCGGGAATATGCCGGCATCGGGACGGCGTCGCGCACGCCCGCCATGTGGGGTTTCCAGGCCGCCGGTTCCGCGCCGATAGTGGCCGGGCATCCGATCACCGAACCCGACACCGTCGCCACCGCGATCCGCATCGGCAATCCGGCCTCCTGGCAGCAGGCGCTCGCGGCCCGCGACGATTCGGGCGGCCGGATCGAAGCCGTCACCGACCGGCAGATTCTCGATGCGCATCGGCTGCTGTCCTCCGGCGACGGCGTGTTCGTCGAGCCGGCGTCGGCCGCGGGGGTGGCAGGGCTCATTGCCGCGCACGAGCGCGGGGAAGTGCCAAGCGGGGCGCGGATCGTCGTGACAGTCACGGGGCACGGCTTGAAGGACCCCGACTGGGCGTTACGTGATCCGTCCGGTGAGCGCATCACCCCGACCAGCGTCCAAGCCGATCCGATCGGCATCGCCCGTGAACTCGGCCTCGAGGACTGA
- the thrB gene encoding homoserine kinase produces the protein MTGRLRAGSQVRVSVPATSANLGPGYDCLGLALEIRDAVRATVLSPDRASQVDVTGEGKGTVPGDATHLVLRVLTDVLARRGFPDTRLRLECDNHIPHARGLGSSASAVVAAIAAADALAAGAGAPALAPDEKLSLAVGVEGHPDNAAPALLGGAAISWTSAGRAHAARIDVDAGLDCTIIVPPTGLSTSVARGVLPATVPHADAAHNAARAALLVHALGNEPALLFDATEDAIHQEYRRGVLPESLDMIDRLRAAGLAAVLSGAGPAVLVLGGRPADVRPVIDSLAQGPRPGPAPAVRHVGVANRGAVIE, from the coding sequence ATGACGGGCCGGCTGCGCGCAGGCAGTCAGGTACGCGTGAGCGTGCCGGCGACCTCGGCGAACCTGGGCCCGGGTTACGACTGTCTGGGGCTTGCGCTCGAGATTCGGGACGCCGTGCGGGCCACCGTGCTTTCGCCCGACCGGGCTTCGCAGGTCGACGTCACGGGCGAAGGCAAGGGGACTGTTCCCGGCGATGCGACGCACCTCGTGCTGCGCGTGCTCACCGACGTGCTGGCCCGGCGGGGGTTCCCCGACACCCGGCTGCGCCTGGAGTGCGATAACCACATTCCGCATGCCCGGGGACTCGGATCGTCGGCATCGGCCGTGGTGGCAGCCATCGCCGCGGCCGACGCGCTGGCCGCTGGTGCCGGTGCGCCCGCGCTCGCGCCGGACGAGAAACTGTCGCTGGCCGTCGGCGTCGAAGGGCACCCCGACAACGCGGCACCGGCGCTGCTCGGCGGCGCCGCGATCAGCTGGACGTCCGCAGGCCGGGCGCACGCCGCGCGGATCGACGTGGACGCGGGCTTGGATTGCACGATCATCGTGCCGCCGACGGGCCTTTCCACGTCGGTGGCCCGGGGTGTGCTGCCGGCCACGGTGCCGCATGCCGACGCCGCCCACAACGCCGCAAGGGCCGCGCTACTGGTGCACGCTCTCGGCAATGAACCGGCGTTGCTGTTTGACGCAACCGAGGACGCAATACACCAGGAATACCGGCGCGGCGTCCTGCCCGAATCTCTGGACATGATCGACAGACTTCGTGCCGCCGGCCTTGCCGCAGTCCTGTCCGGAGCCGGCCCGGCAGTGCTGGTCCTCGGCGGCCGGCCCGCCGACGTCCGACCCGTGATCGACTCGCTCGCGCAGGGCCCCCGCCCGGGCCCGGCGCCGGCCGTTCGGCACGTGGGCGTGGCGAACCGCGGGGCAGTGATCGAGTAG
- the cls gene encoding cardiolipin synthase has protein sequence MHFPSLELGTLPVAITAALFSIDIAIRIVMLGVVPHNRRPSTALAWLLAIFFIPYIGLLVFLLLGSPKLPKRRRVKQQYINELIIANTQGMDRSGYLSQVPSWVASAARLNRRLGAMPLVAGNSVDLHSSYSGSLDAMTRAVDEAETFVHVEFYILSFDDATAQFFDALQRAVDRGVIVRVLFDHIGSARSPRYGDMKRKLNAIGALWHAMLPVRPWAARFQRPDLRNHRKLIVIDGVVGFTGSQNVIDRSYNKKKNVRTGLQWKDLMVMLKGPIVQEVNAVFVTDWYSETNELLTEDVEVLEPAQGPGLKQAQIVPSGPGFDGENNLRLFNMLLHNASERIIVTSPYFVPDESMLYAITTAAERGLEVQLFVGAISDQTIVFHGQRSYYEALLRAGVRVFLYKSPYILHSKLVSIDDDVAVIGSSNMDMRSFSLNMEISLMVPDPEFVSRVREIEAEYRHDSTELTLQDWLDRPVLMKYLDNVARLTAALQ, from the coding sequence ATGCACTTTCCGTCATTGGAACTCGGCACATTGCCGGTGGCGATCACCGCGGCGCTGTTTTCCATCGACATCGCCATTCGCATCGTCATGCTCGGCGTCGTGCCGCACAACCGCCGGCCGTCGACGGCGCTGGCGTGGCTGCTGGCGATTTTTTTCATCCCGTATATCGGCTTGCTGGTGTTCTTGCTGCTTGGCAGCCCGAAACTGCCGAAGCGCCGGCGCGTCAAACAGCAGTACATCAACGAATTGATCATTGCCAACACGCAAGGAATGGACAGATCCGGGTACCTCTCCCAGGTGCCGAGCTGGGTGGCGTCGGCGGCCCGGCTGAACCGGCGGCTCGGTGCCATGCCGCTGGTGGCCGGCAACTCGGTCGACCTGCACAGCAGCTACTCCGGTTCGCTCGATGCGATGACTCGGGCCGTCGACGAGGCTGAGACGTTCGTGCACGTCGAGTTCTACATCTTGAGCTTTGACGACGCGACCGCGCAGTTCTTCGATGCGCTGCAACGGGCAGTGGACCGCGGCGTCATCGTGCGGGTGCTGTTCGACCACATCGGCAGCGCCCGCTCGCCGCGGTACGGCGACATGAAGCGCAAGCTGAACGCCATCGGGGCGCTATGGCACGCCATGCTGCCGGTGCGTCCGTGGGCTGCCCGGTTCCAGCGCCCCGATCTTCGAAATCATCGCAAACTGATCGTCATTGACGGCGTCGTCGGGTTCACCGGCTCGCAAAACGTGATCGATCGCAGCTACAACAAGAAGAAGAACGTTCGCACCGGTCTGCAATGGAAAGATCTGATGGTCATGCTCAAGGGGCCGATCGTGCAGGAAGTGAACGCCGTCTTCGTCACCGACTGGTACAGCGAGACGAACGAATTGCTCACCGAGGATGTCGAAGTGCTTGAACCGGCCCAAGGACCGGGCCTGAAACAAGCCCAGATCGTGCCGAGCGGTCCCGGTTTCGACGGCGAGAACAACCTGCGCCTGTTCAATATGCTGCTGCACAACGCGTCGGAGCGGATCATTGTGACAAGTCCGTACTTCGTGCCGGACGAATCAATGCTGTACGCCATCACCACTGCCGCCGAGCGCGGACTCGAGGTGCAGTTGTTCGTCGGGGCGATCTCCGACCAGACAATCGTCTTCCACGGTCAGCGTTCGTACTACGAAGCGCTTTTGCGGGCAGGCGTGCGCGTCTTCCTCTACAAGTCACCGTATATTTTGCATTCCAAGCTGGTGAGCATCGACGACGACGTCGCGGTCATCGGCTCGTCGAACATGGACATGCGGTCGTTCAGCTTGAACATGGAGATCTCGCTCATGGTTCCGGATCCGGAATTCGTCAGTCGGGTACGCGAGATCGAGGCCGAATACCGGCACGACAGCACCGAGTTGACCTTGCAGGACTGGCTCGATCGGCCCGTGCTGATGAAGTATTTGGACAATGTGGCGCGGTTGACCGCGGCGCTCCAGTAG
- a CDS encoding VOC family protein, which yields MQSRDIQITFDCADPAALAEFWCEVLGYRVQPPPPGFDSWDQALESWHVPAEERNGRSAALPPDGVSGPRVFFQRVPEGKTAKNRLHLDVRAAPGAVGDERMDALDAEATRLAGIGARRVRRVDPDGGMETGFIVMQDPEGNEFCLD from the coding sequence ATGCAAAGTCGCGATATTCAGATCACGTTTGACTGCGCCGATCCCGCGGCGCTGGCCGAATTCTGGTGCGAAGTACTTGGTTACCGGGTACAGCCGCCGCCGCCCGGATTCGACAGCTGGGATCAAGCTCTTGAATCGTGGCACGTTCCGGCCGAAGAGCGTAATGGCCGCTCGGCCGCACTGCCGCCGGACGGCGTGAGCGGACCTCGAGTGTTCTTTCAGCGGGTTCCCGAGGGGAAGACCGCCAAGAATCGGCTACATCTGGACGTCCGAGCCGCACCCGGCGCCGTAGGAGACGAACGGATGGACGCGCTCGATGCCGAAGCAACTCGCTTGGCAGGGATCGGAGCTCGTCGCGTGCGGCGTGTGGATCCGGACGGCGGGATGGAGACCGGCTTCATCGTCATGCAAGACCCCGAGGGTAATGAGTTCTGCCTGGACTGA
- a CDS encoding GNAT family N-acetyltransferase, which produces MGKQNSVFTIRGASLSDLPGLLEVQRRSGRSTSSRFCDAVSQAIPDPRLRFVVAESDDGLVGWAKTKYFENPEMDAPSGHYLMGVTVDPNVRRRGVALALVTTRLDWIRQRDNRAYYFTNASNEASIALHRNSDFYELARGPQFRSIPIEGGLGILFRADLRR; this is translated from the coding sequence ATGGGCAAGCAAAATTCGGTCTTCACCATAAGAGGTGCTTCGCTTTCAGACCTTCCTGGCTTACTCGAGGTTCAGCGCCGGTCGGGGCGATCGACCTCGTCGCGTTTTTGTGACGCGGTTTCGCAGGCGATACCCGACCCCCGGTTGCGTTTCGTCGTAGCCGAGTCGGATGACGGACTCGTTGGCTGGGCAAAGACGAAGTATTTCGAAAATCCGGAGATGGACGCGCCGTCCGGACACTATCTGATGGGAGTCACGGTTGACCCAAATGTCCGACGGCGAGGTGTGGCGTTAGCGCTGGTCACTACTCGCTTGGATTGGATCCGGCAGCGGGACAATCGCGCCTACTACTTCACGAATGCGAGCAATGAAGCGTCGATAGCACTACACCGGAATTCTGACTTTTACGAGTTGGCACGCGGACCACAGTTTCGCAGTATTCCAATCGAAGGGGGGCTTGGAATACTCTTCCGCGCCGATTTGCGCCGATGA
- the dnaE gene encoding DNA polymerase III subunit alpha has protein sequence MAQNDSFVHLHVHTEYSMLDGAARIKDLMTDTASMGMPAIATTDHGFVFGAFDFWKQATDAGIKPIIGVEAYLTPGTARGDRTRVKFADGGRDDVSGGGAYTHMTLLSKDNAGMHNLFRMATLASLEGQFYKPRMDRDLLNTYGKGLIATTGCPSGEIQTRLRLGQYEEAKKAAGEFREIFGPDNFYLELMDHGLQIERAVTKDLLRLGKEMNMPRVATNDLHYTRAEDAKAHEALLAVQSGSNLLDPNRFKLDAEEFYLKSPAEMRRLFNEFPDACDNTLAIAEQCEVSFNTEANYMPRFPCPPGEDETSWMIKEVEKGLHFRYPGGVPDAARERADYEVGIITQMGFPGYFLVVADFINWSKDNGIRVGPGRGSGAGSMVAYAMRITDLDPLEHGLLFERFLNPDRVSMPDFDVDFDDRRRSDVIKYVTDKYGDDRVAQIVTYGTIKSKMALKDSARVLGYPFSMGDKLTKAMPPTIMGKDISLAGIENPEDKRYAEAEEFRAAVAADPEAGKVFETAKGLEGLKRQWGVHAAGVIMSSHPLIDIIPLMRREQDGQVITQFDYPTCEGLGLIKMDFLGLRNLTIISDALENISINGKEAPDLDALSLDDQASYDLLARGDTLGVFQFDGGPMRSLLRLMRPDNFEDISAVGALYRPGPMGANSHTNYALRKNGQQEITPIHPELAEPLAETLGTTYGLIVYQEQVMAIAQKVAGYTLGQADILRRAMGKKKKAELDKQYAGFHQGMLDNGYSEEAVKALWDILLPFSDYAFNKAHSAAYGVVSYWTAYLKAHFPAEYMAALLTSVGENKDKSAIYLNECRRMHMEVLPPDVNESSRNFTPVGTDIRFGMGAVRNVGTNVVDGIVQARTEKGAFTSFQDFLDKVPVHVCNKRTIESLIKAGAFDSLGHTRRSLVEIHEEAVDSVVGVKRQEANGQFDLFAGLGDESDDPGFSIVLPDRPEWEKKEKLAFERDMLGLYVSDHPLNGLEKLLQSQSDISIARLLEDEARPDGSVVTIAGMITNLTRKISKNSGNPYAIAVVEDLDASVEVMFFGQVYQPVATILAEDLVVTIKGRLRRRDEGAMNLMAMEMTVPDVADTDAGPVSLSMSVARCTPPLVERLADVLRTHPGSTDVQLKLTQPGRATVMRLDRSLRVDPNPALYGDLKALLGAGCLQG, from the coding sequence ATGGCTCAGAACGACTCTTTCGTTCATCTACACGTGCACACCGAGTACTCCATGCTTGACGGGGCGGCCCGCATCAAAGACTTGATGACCGACACCGCCTCCATGGGCATGCCGGCAATCGCGACGACCGACCATGGGTTCGTCTTCGGCGCATTCGACTTCTGGAAACAAGCCACCGACGCAGGCATCAAACCGATCATCGGCGTCGAGGCATATCTGACTCCGGGGACGGCGCGGGGTGACCGCACGAGGGTGAAGTTCGCCGACGGCGGCCGCGACGACGTGTCCGGCGGCGGCGCCTACACGCACATGACACTGCTGTCGAAGGACAACGCCGGAATGCACAACTTGTTCCGGATGGCAACGCTCGCCTCCTTGGAGGGCCAGTTCTACAAGCCGCGGATGGACCGCGACCTGCTCAACACGTACGGAAAGGGCCTGATCGCCACTACCGGATGCCCGTCGGGTGAGATCCAGACCCGGCTGCGCCTCGGACAGTACGAGGAGGCGAAGAAAGCCGCGGGCGAGTTCCGCGAGATATTCGGGCCGGACAACTTCTATCTGGAGCTGATGGACCACGGCCTGCAGATCGAACGGGCAGTCACGAAAGACCTGTTGCGGCTCGGCAAGGAAATGAACATGCCGCGGGTTGCCACCAACGACCTGCACTACACGCGCGCCGAGGACGCCAAAGCGCACGAGGCGCTGCTGGCCGTCCAGTCGGGCTCCAACTTGTTGGACCCGAACCGGTTCAAACTCGACGCTGAAGAGTTCTACCTGAAGAGCCCGGCCGAGATGCGCCGGCTGTTCAACGAATTCCCCGACGCCTGCGACAACACCCTTGCCATCGCCGAACAATGCGAAGTCAGCTTCAACACCGAGGCCAACTACATGCCCCGGTTCCCCTGCCCGCCCGGGGAGGACGAAACGTCCTGGATGATCAAGGAAGTCGAAAAGGGCCTGCACTTCCGCTATCCGGGCGGCGTGCCGGACGCCGCGCGCGAACGCGCCGACTATGAGGTCGGCATCATCACGCAAATGGGCTTTCCTGGCTACTTCCTCGTCGTGGCCGACTTCATCAACTGGTCGAAGGACAACGGCATCCGCGTCGGACCCGGCCGTGGATCCGGTGCCGGATCGATGGTCGCCTATGCCATGCGCATCACCGATCTCGACCCGCTGGAGCACGGTCTGCTGTTCGAGCGGTTCCTCAACCCCGACCGCGTGTCCATGCCCGACTTCGACGTCGACTTCGACGACCGTCGCCGTTCCGACGTCATCAAGTATGTGACGGACAAGTACGGCGACGACCGGGTCGCCCAGATCGTCACGTACGGCACCATCAAGTCGAAAATGGCATTGAAGGACTCGGCGCGCGTGCTCGGCTACCCGTTCTCGATGGGGGACAAGCTCACCAAGGCGATGCCGCCCACGATCATGGGCAAGGACATCTCGCTTGCCGGCATCGAAAACCCGGAGGACAAGCGGTACGCCGAGGCCGAGGAATTCCGTGCGGCTGTGGCGGCCGATCCCGAGGCCGGGAAGGTGTTCGAAACCGCCAAGGGCCTCGAAGGGCTCAAACGGCAGTGGGGCGTGCACGCGGCGGGCGTGATCATGAGTTCGCATCCACTCATCGACATCATCCCGCTCATGCGCCGCGAACAAGACGGTCAGGTCATCACCCAGTTCGACTATCCGACTTGCGAAGGCCTGGGCCTGATCAAAATGGACTTCCTGGGCCTGCGGAACCTCACGATCATCTCCGACGCCTTGGAGAACATCTCGATCAACGGCAAGGAAGCGCCCGATCTGGACGCCCTGTCCCTCGACGATCAGGCGTCCTACGACCTTTTGGCGCGCGGCGACACGCTCGGCGTCTTCCAGTTCGACGGCGGCCCGATGCGCTCGCTGCTTCGGCTCATGCGACCCGACAACTTCGAGGACATCTCGGCCGTCGGCGCGCTGTACCGGCCCGGCCCCATGGGCGCCAACTCGCACACCAACTACGCACTGCGCAAGAACGGGCAGCAGGAGATCACCCCGATCCATCCGGAACTTGCCGAACCGTTGGCGGAAACCCTCGGCACCACGTACGGCTTGATCGTCTACCAGGAGCAGGTGATGGCGATCGCTCAAAAGGTCGCCGGCTACACGCTCGGTCAAGCCGACATTTTGCGCCGCGCCATGGGCAAGAAGAAGAAGGCCGAGCTGGACAAGCAGTACGCCGGCTTCCACCAGGGCATGCTCGACAACGGGTACTCCGAAGAGGCTGTCAAAGCGCTGTGGGACATCCTCTTGCCGTTCTCGGACTACGCGTTCAACAAGGCCCACTCGGCAGCGTACGGGGTCGTGTCGTACTGGACTGCCTACCTCAAGGCCCATTTCCCGGCCGAGTACATGGCGGCACTGCTCACCTCGGTCGGTGAGAACAAGGACAAGTCGGCAATCTATTTGAACGAATGCCGACGCATGCACATGGAAGTCCTGCCGCCGGACGTCAACGAGTCGTCACGCAACTTCACTCCAGTCGGCACCGACATCCGCTTCGGAATGGGAGCCGTGCGCAACGTCGGCACCAACGTGGTCGATGGAATCGTCCAGGCCCGCACCGAGAAGGGCGCGTTTACGTCGTTCCAGGACTTTCTGGACAAAGTGCCGGTGCACGTGTGCAACAAGCGCACCATCGAATCGCTCATCAAGGCCGGCGCTTTCGATTCGCTCGGGCACACCCGGCGCTCACTCGTCGAGATCCACGAAGAAGCAGTCGATTCGGTCGTCGGCGTCAAGCGTCAGGAGGCCAACGGCCAGTTCGACCTGTTTGCCGGGCTCGGCGACGAAAGCGACGATCCGGGGTTTTCGATAGTGCTGCCGGACCGGCCGGAATGGGAAAAGAAGGAAAAACTCGCGTTCGAACGCGACATGCTCGGCCTGTACGTGTCCGACCATCCGCTCAACGGCTTGGAAAAGCTGCTCCAGTCCCAATCGGACATTTCGATCGCCCGGCTGCTCGAAGACGAGGCGCGTCCGGACGGCTCCGTCGTCACCATCGCCGGCATGATCACGAACCTGACTCGCAAGATCAGCAAGAATTCGGGCAATCCGTACGCCATTGCCGTCGTCGAAGACTTGGACGCCAGCGTCGAAGTGATGTTCTTCGGGCAGGTGTACCAGCCGGTCGCCACGATTCTGGCCGAGGACCTGGTCGTCACCATCAAGGGCAGGCTGCGCCGTCGCGATGAAGGAGCCATGAACTTGATGGCCATGGAGATGACGGTTCCGGACGTCGCGGACACCGACGCCGGGCCCGTGTCGTTATCGATGTCGGTGGCCCGGTGCACGCCGCCGCTGGTCGAAAGGCTCGCCGATGTGCTGCGCACCCATCCGGGCTCGACCGACGTCCAGCTCAAACTCACGCAGCCCGGCCGGGCCACCGTCATGCGGCTGGACCGGAGCCTGCGAGTCGACCCCAACCCGGCACTGTACGGCGACTTGAAGGCGCTGCTGGGCGCCGGATGCCTGCAAGGCTGA
- a CDS encoding aldose 1-epimerase family protein, whose protein sequence is MNLSGNPVHISHGDYSARIAPVGASLSSLNYGGRDLVVPYDTAGLRPSHRGAVLAPWPNRIIDGTYAWQGRTYQLPLTEPARHNAIHGLVDWNDFELTGRTDASATLSTPVVPVPGYPHCLRVTVTYALDDDGLSWTVETENLGDDDAPYGVAVHPYFTAGPGRADDWTLTFPGTEYIESADEQMRPGETKSVRGSDVDFTAGRPLRGISCDLPFTKLQRSGGRAEARLLAADGTGVAISCGDDTPWMQVFTADSPDPDKNRIGVALEPMTCPPDAFNSGTDVVRIAPGDLHRIEWHIAAVRNG, encoded by the coding sequence TTGAACCTCTCCGGCAATCCCGTACACATCTCGCACGGCGACTACTCGGCGCGCATCGCGCCGGTGGGAGCATCGCTGAGTTCGTTGAACTACGGCGGCCGGGATCTCGTGGTGCCCTACGATACCGCGGGCCTGCGCCCGAGCCACCGCGGCGCCGTCCTTGCGCCGTGGCCCAACCGGATCATCGACGGCACGTACGCCTGGCAGGGCAGAACGTACCAACTGCCATTGACCGAACCGGCTCGGCATAATGCCATCCACGGTCTCGTCGATTGGAACGACTTCGAGCTGACGGGACGGACCGACGCTTCCGCCACCTTGTCGACCCCCGTCGTACCGGTGCCGGGCTATCCCCACTGCCTGCGCGTCACCGTGACCTACGCACTCGACGACGATGGCTTGTCCTGGACCGTTGAAACGGAAAACCTCGGGGACGACGACGCCCCCTACGGGGTGGCCGTGCACCCGTACTTCACGGCCGGTCCCGGCCGAGCGGACGACTGGACGTTGACGTTTCCCGGCACCGAGTACATCGAATCGGCCGATGAGCAGATGCGGCCCGGCGAGACAAAGAGCGTGCGCGGAAGCGACGTCGACTTCACGGCCGGCAGACCGTTACGGGGCATCTCCTGCGATTTGCCGTTCACGAAGTTGCAGCGCTCGGGCGGACGTGCCGAAGCCAGGCTGCTTGCCGCGGACGGAACCGGCGTGGCCATCAGTTGCGGCGACGACACCCCGTGGATGCAGGTGTTCACGGCCGACTCTCCCGACCCCGACAAGAACCGGATCGGCGTCGCTCTCGAGCCGATGACGTGCCCACCCGACGCATTTAACTCCGGCACCGACGTCGTCCGGATCGCCCCGGGGGATCTGCACCGCATCGAGTGGCACATTGCCGCCGTCCGGAACGGGTAA
- the hisD gene encoding histidinol dehydrogenase, with the protein MMRRLDLSGSTLDRRTLRAVMPRAGSDVFAATTAVKPMLEEIRHRGLAAIAEYTARFDGPAPAEPRVPDALLKEALDALDADVRDALRESIRRARIVHEAQRRDDVTVSVEPGAQVTERWLPVERVGLYVPGGLAVYPSSVIMNVVPAQVAGVESLAIASPPQREFGGYPHPTILAAAELLGVRDVYAIGGAQAVAAFAYGYDATADAAALDPVDLITGPGNAYVAAAKNAVRDLVGIDAIAGPTEIAVIADDSADPDYVAADLISQAEHDPQASSVLVTASAGLADAVEAAVERRVPRTKHVDRVTAALGGPQSAIVTVDTPDAAIAVINAYAGEHVEVHTVDATDVAARIVNAGAVFIGSHSPVSLGDYCAGSNHVLPTSGTATHESGLSVQSFLKGTHLIEYSPEALRTVARHVVTLAEAEDLPAHGEAVTARMEN; encoded by the coding sequence GTGATGCGCAGACTTGATCTGTCCGGTTCGACACTCGACCGGCGTACCCTGCGGGCCGTGATGCCCCGCGCCGGATCCGACGTGTTCGCGGCCACCACCGCCGTGAAACCCATGCTCGAGGAAATCCGCCATCGCGGCCTGGCGGCGATCGCGGAATACACCGCCCGGTTCGACGGGCCCGCCCCGGCCGAACCGCGTGTGCCCGACGCACTGCTGAAAGAGGCTTTGGACGCGTTGGACGCCGACGTGCGGGATGCGCTGCGTGAGAGTATCCGCCGCGCGCGTATCGTCCACGAAGCACAACGCCGCGACGACGTCACGGTGAGCGTCGAACCCGGGGCGCAGGTGACCGAGCGATGGCTGCCCGTCGAACGCGTTGGCCTGTACGTGCCCGGCGGCCTTGCCGTCTACCCGTCGTCGGTGATCATGAACGTCGTCCCGGCCCAAGTGGCCGGCGTCGAATCTCTCGCGATCGCCAGCCCGCCGCAACGCGAATTCGGCGGCTATCCGCATCCGACAATTCTCGCCGCCGCCGAACTGCTGGGAGTGCGCGACGTGTACGCCATCGGCGGCGCGCAGGCCGTAGCGGCGTTCGCCTACGGATACGATGCCACCGCCGACGCCGCCGCCCTCGACCCCGTCGACCTAATCACGGGCCCGGGCAACGCATACGTGGCTGCCGCTAAGAACGCCGTCCGCGACCTCGTCGGCATCGATGCCATCGCCGGTCCGACCGAGATCGCCGTCATTGCCGACGACAGCGCCGACCCCGACTATGTGGCGGCCGATCTGATCAGCCAGGCCGAACACGATCCGCAGGCGTCGTCGGTCTTGGTGACGGCCTCGGCCGGCCTGGCTGACGCCGTGGAAGCCGCCGTGGAACGGCGGGTGCCGCGCACGAAGCACGTCGACAGGGTCACCGCCGCGTTGGGCGGCCCGCAATCGGCAATCGTCACGGTCGACACACCGGACGCCGCAATTGCCGTGATCAACGCGTACGCCGGCGAGCACGTCGAGGTGCACACCGTCGACGCGACCGATGTGGCGGCACGCATCGTCAACGCCGGTGCCGTGTTCATCGGATCGCATTCTCCCGTGAGTCTCGGCGACTACTGCGCCGGAAGCAACCACGTGCTGCCGACCTCGGGGACGGCCACGCATGAATCCGGCCTGAGCGTCCAGAGCTTCTTGAAAGGCACGCACCTGATCGAATACTCGCCCGAGGCTCTCCGGACGGTCGCCCGGCACGTCGTGACCCTTGCCGAGGCCGAAGACCTGCCCGCGCACGGCGAGGCCGTCACTGCCCGAATGGAGAACTGA
- the nrdR gene encoding transcriptional regulator NrdR, with the protein MHCPFCRHPDSRVVDSRTSEDGTAIRRRRQCPKCGRRFTTLEATSLAVIKRSGTSEPFSRQKVVSGVRKACQGRPVSEDDLAKMAQRVEEAVRGLGVAEIDADEIGLTILPPLRELDEVAYLRFASVYQGFDSLEDFETAIAGLRADRRMRGEDSDSPGAGG; encoded by the coding sequence ATGCATTGCCCGTTCTGCCGGCACCCGGATTCCCGCGTCGTCGACTCCCGCACCAGCGAGGACGGCACCGCGATCCGCCGCCGCCGCCAATGCCCCAAATGCGGCAGACGCTTCACCACGCTGGAAGCCACGAGCCTGGCAGTGATCAAACGCTCCGGAACCTCCGAGCCGTTCAGCCGGCAAAAGGTGGTCTCCGGGGTGCGCAAGGCCTGCCAGGGACGCCCGGTCAGCGAGGACGACCTCGCCAAAATGGCCCAGCGGGTCGAAGAAGCGGTGCGCGGCCTCGGCGTGGCAGAGATCGACGCCGACGAGATCGGCTTGACGATACTGCCGCCGCTGCGCGAACTCGACGAGGTGGCGTATCTGCGGTTCGCCAGCGTTTACCAGGGATTCGATTCTCTTGAGGACTTTGAAACCGCCATCGCCGGGCTGCGCGCCGATCGCCGGATGCGCGGAGAGGACTCGGACTCGCCAGGCGCGGGCGGGTAA